One genomic window of Desulfotomaculum sp. includes the following:
- a CDS encoding acetyl-CoA decarbonylase/synthase complex subunit gamma (part of a complex that catalyzes the cleavage of acetyl-CoA), translating into MPLTGLDIFKLLPKTNCKKCGQATCLAFAMALANAKADLGQCPDLSDRARETLEAASAPQIALVKIGVGNGEVQAGNETVLFRHDKCFVNPAPLAVVVSDKSEDPAIETLKANKLVFDRLGQMHGINMVAVQNDSGDPEVFSWAVKIISQGTNFPLILISEDPLAIEKALEITGAKKPLVYAATEENYPAMTELAGKYNVPLAVKGRSLDHLAGLAEKVAALGHRQLVLDSGARSVRQVLADQTQIRRQALRRFRPFGYPTIAFAVNSRDPLQAVVEAGVYIAKYAGIVVLPSADPEVVLPLVTLRLNIFADPQKPAAVDSRIYEIGSPGNSAPVLVTSNFSLTYFCVASDVEASRVPAYILPVDTDGVSVLTGWAAGKFTPEKITAMLKESGIEDKVTHRRVIIPGGVAVLSGKLQDLSGWEVIVGPVESSGIPAFLKRRWIA; encoded by the coding sequence ATACCCTTGACTGGTTTGGATATTTTTAAACTGCTGCCCAAGACAAACTGTAAAAAATGCGGCCAGGCGACGTGCCTTGCCTTTGCCATGGCGCTGGCCAACGCCAAGGCTGATCTCGGGCAGTGCCCGGACTTAAGCGATAGGGCAAGGGAGACACTGGAAGCGGCCTCGGCGCCGCAAATAGCCCTTGTCAAAATCGGAGTTGGGAATGGTGAGGTCCAGGCCGGTAATGAAACCGTCCTTTTCCGTCATGATAAGTGTTTTGTCAATCCCGCGCCTCTTGCTGTTGTGGTTTCAGACAAGAGCGAAGATCCGGCTATCGAAACTTTGAAGGCAAATAAACTGGTTTTCGATCGTCTTGGACAGATGCACGGAATAAACATGGTGGCGGTCCAAAATGATTCCGGGGATCCTGAGGTCTTTTCCTGGGCAGTAAAGATTATATCGCAAGGAACCAATTTTCCTTTAATTCTGATCAGCGAGGATCCTTTGGCGATAGAAAAAGCGCTTGAGATAACCGGCGCAAAAAAACCGCTTGTCTATGCGGCGACAGAGGAAAACTATCCGGCTATGACAGAACTGGCCGGGAAATATAACGTCCCCCTGGCCGTGAAAGGAAGAAGTTTGGATCATTTGGCCGGTTTGGCCGAAAAGGTGGCTGCGCTTGGGCACAGGCAGCTGGTTCTTGATTCGGGGGCTCGAAGCGTCAGGCAGGTTCTCGCCGATCAGACACAAATCAGGCGCCAGGCTTTGAGGAGGTTCCGGCCTTTCGGATACCCCACCATTGCCTTTGCCGTCAACAGCCGGGACCCTTTGCAGGCAGTTGTTGAAGCGGGTGTTTACATAGCGAAATACGCGGGAATAGTTGTTCTTCCCAGCGCTGATCCGGAGGTTGTTCTTCCCCTGGTTACCCTTCGCTTGAACATATTTGCCGACCCGCAAAAACCTGCCGCTGTTGACTCCAGGATTTATGAAATCGGTTCCCCGGGAAATTCGGCGCCGGTTCTGGTAACATCAAATTTTTCACTTACCTATTTCTGCGTCGCCTCGGATGTGGAGGCGTCCCGCGTGCCTGCGTATATCCTGCCTGTTGATACCGACGGCGTTTCCGTTCTTACGGGCTGGGCCGCAGGCAAGTTTACACCCGAGAAAATTACTGCAATGCTTAAGGAATCAGGAATTGAGGATAAAGTTACCCACCGCAGGGTGATTATACCCGGCGGTGTCGCCGTTTTAAGCGGTAAATTACAGGATCTTTCCGGCTGGGAAGTGATAGTTGGTCCTGTAGAGTCGTCCGGCATACCGGCTTTTCTAAAACGGCGCTGGATAGCTTAA
- a CDS encoding restriction endonuclease, whose product METAVTREPSARKNLTYADYLKIDDGQRYELLEGELALTPSPGFSHQYMAANIEALLRAYVEKNDLGLVLFAPFDVVPADDVVLQPDVLYLSRERFPLLTENCLKGMPDLVAEVLSPTSGRRDRLRKSRLYLRYGVREYWVADPVAETVEVFSAGEKGWLLAGVYGPEDSLASPLLPGFNAPGTEIFRRPQGLSL is encoded by the coding sequence CTGGAAACGGCAGTTACCCGCGAACCGTCCGCCCGGAAGAATTTAACTTACGCTGATTATTTAAAAATCGACGACGGGCAGCGTTACGAACTGCTGGAGGGAGAACTGGCCTTGACGCCTTCGCCGGGATTTTCGCATCAGTACATGGCGGCCAATATCGAAGCGCTTTTGCGCGCTTACGTGGAAAAGAACGACCTGGGTCTCGTATTATTTGCGCCTTTTGACGTTGTGCCGGCCGACGACGTAGTTTTGCAGCCGGACGTGCTCTACCTTTCGCGGGAGCGTTTTCCCCTGCTTACGGAAAACTGCTTAAAAGGGATGCCGGACCTGGTGGCGGAAGTGCTCTCGCCCACCTCGGGGCGACGCGACCGGCTGCGGAAAAGCAGGCTGTACCTGCGCTACGGGGTCAGGGAGTACTGGGTGGCGGATCCCGTAGCCGAAACGGTGGAGGTGTTCAGCGCCGGCGAAAAAGGCTGGCTGCTGGCCGGGGTATACGGGCCGGAGGATTCCCTCGCCTCGCCCCTGCTGCCCGGATTCAACGCTCCGGGAACAGAAATTTTCCGCCGGCCGCAGGGGCTATCGCTGTAA
- a CDS encoding ferredoxin gives MVRNVKIIPWGKTVAIPNGENLLQAIAEAEIPVRAACGGEGACGRCKVLLREGRVRPGLPGGLTGEELACGFVLACQSVPVEDVVIEIPESSLVDLRRIVLSEPGRGIDPSGPLYRKIKLKLRQPSLDDPKDDLGRLLDELRFHLGDSRINAGLGVVRTLPGILRESGWIVNVSLAEAGGEIYIEQVEPVSDSKYYGLAVDIGTTTIAACLADLENGRQVAARGAYNKQSVYGEDVISRIIYAGEHKDGLGELQGAVTGTINGLVSGMLNDYKIDPGDVRAAVCAGNTTMTHLFLGLDPAYIRLEPYVPAANNPPPGRAGEIGLKINPNARVHCLPGVSSYIGGDITAGVLVTGMAEAEETALFIDVGTNGEMVLGNREWLVACSCSAGPAFEGNGIRYGMPAAEGAIERVFISEKGSRAECRTVGNAPPAGICGSGLIDCLACFYREGVIDRAGKFILKTENHRFREGDEGLEFILASGLNNREITISETEVKNLIRSKAAIFAGIRSMLKTVGLPVEAIERIYLAGGFGRFLNIRQAVAIGMLPDLPEDRYAYLGNSSLKGAVQVLLSKSARRKLEELSGKITYLELAAEKTFYDEFISALFLPHTDLNLFPSVNFKDKRRT, from the coding sequence TTGGTTAGAAATGTAAAAATCATCCCCTGGGGAAAGACAGTGGCCATACCTAACGGCGAGAACCTTCTTCAGGCGATAGCGGAAGCGGAAATACCTGTACGCGCCGCCTGCGGGGGAGAAGGCGCCTGCGGAAGGTGCAAGGTTTTACTTAGGGAAGGAAGGGTCAGGCCGGGATTGCCGGGCGGACTTACCGGGGAAGAGTTAGCCTGTGGGTTTGTTCTGGCCTGTCAGAGCGTTCCGGTAGAAGACGTGGTCATCGAAATACCGGAAAGTTCTCTGGTGGACCTGCGCCGGATCGTTTTGTCGGAGCCCGGCCGGGGCATCGATCCCTCCGGGCCGCTCTACAGGAAAATAAAATTAAAACTTCGGCAGCCGTCGCTGGATGATCCCAAAGACGACCTGGGGAGGCTGCTTGATGAATTGCGTTTTCATCTGGGAGATAGCCGGATAAACGCAGGCCTGGGCGTTGTTCGTACTTTGCCGGGCATATTGCGGGAATCAGGTTGGATTGTAAACGTTTCCCTGGCCGAGGCCGGCGGGGAAATATATATAGAACAGGTTGAACCAGTGTCTGATTCAAAATATTACGGCCTGGCCGTTGATATAGGCACGACTACTATCGCAGCCTGCCTGGCAGATCTCGAAAACGGCCGGCAGGTGGCCGCAAGAGGCGCTTATAATAAGCAATCTGTTTATGGCGAAGATGTTATTTCAAGGATAATTTATGCCGGAGAGCATAAAGACGGCCTGGGAGAACTTCAGGGCGCCGTGACGGGGACTATCAACGGGTTGGTTTCCGGCATGCTAAATGATTATAAGATCGACCCCGGTGACGTCAGGGCAGCGGTTTGCGCCGGCAATACCACCATGACCCACCTGTTTCTGGGCCTTGATCCAGCATATATCCGCCTGGAGCCGTATGTGCCGGCTGCCAATAATCCGCCTCCGGGCCGGGCCGGGGAAATCGGCCTTAAAATAAACCCCAACGCGCGGGTGCATTGTCTTCCCGGGGTTTCCAGCTACATCGGGGGCGACATCACGGCGGGTGTGCTTGTTACGGGCATGGCCGAGGCGGAGGAGACCGCTCTTTTTATAGATGTGGGAACTAATGGGGAGATGGTTTTGGGAAACAGGGAGTGGCTGGTTGCCTGCTCCTGTTCCGCAGGGCCGGCTTTTGAGGGCAACGGAATAAGATACGGCATGCCGGCTGCCGAAGGCGCTATTGAGCGTGTTTTTATATCAGAAAAAGGTTCCCGGGCGGAGTGCCGGACAGTCGGCAATGCGCCGCCCGCGGGGATTTGCGGTTCCGGCCTGATTGACTGCCTGGCCTGTTTTTACAGGGAAGGCGTTATTGACCGGGCAGGCAAATTTATTTTAAAAACTGAAAACCACCGGTTCAGGGAAGGGGACGAAGGCCTGGAGTTTATTTTAGCCAGCGGGTTGAATAACCGGGAAATAACTATTTCAGAAACAGAAGTCAAAAACCTGATCAGGTCAAAAGCGGCAATATTTGCCGGAATACGGTCAATGCTGAAAACAGTCGGCCTGCCGGTTGAAGCAATCGAAAGGATCTACCTTGCCGGAGGCTTCGGGCGATTCTTAAATATCAGGCAGGCGGTTGCAATAGGAATGCTGCCCGACCTGCCGGAAGACAGATATGCCTACCTTGGCAACAGTTCCCTTAAAGGGGCTGTCCAGGTATTGCTTTCAAAATCAGCCCGGAGGAAGCTTGAGGAACTCTCGGGAAAAATAACATATTTGGAACTGGCCGCGGAAAAAACTTTTTATGATGAGTTTATTTCAGCCCTTTTTCTTCCGCACACGGATTTAAACTTGTTTCCGTCTGTAAATTTCAAGGATAAGAGGCGAACATGA
- the cdhC gene encoding CO dehydrogenase/CO-methylating acetyl-CoA synthase complex subunit beta: MPDISGFDQIYNGAVSAGRFPEKLFLEARQGAVAALDLAEEVLGQAIGEYGIDHPVGFPDTAYFLPVIHSLSGENIGTLGGCLPLLGRERLVLRGDLTFVNARRWGETTWYAAEIIEAVRYLRQIPETPLHTPPWTGFIGDPVVRACGVKMVDWTIPGEAIIFGRARDSRAVAGVVRKLREAGLMIFLCDEVCDQLLSEGVKLGAEFMAYPLGSFTQLVHAANFALRAGMMFGRVPAGQKDAQRDYQRRRIRAFALYLGAHDPVKTAAAMGAINIGIPVVTDQALPEDGQIPEWFISAPDYDKMLQTCLELRGIKIATVGVDAPILVGHTFEGESIRRKDAQVEFGGGRTPGFELVRMVGEAGGFIDGRVELTGPDIDGIKPGSALPLGIVVDVFGRKMQEDFEPVLERRIHYYINYGEGLWHVAQRDLNWVRISSDAYKKGFRLKHLGNILIARLKAEFPAIVDRVKVSIYTEEKKVLELRETARDYYKKRDERLRILSDDTVDTFFSCLLCQSFAPTHVCIISPERAGLCGAVSWLDARAACEINPFGVNQPVRKDGLIDEKKGQWESFNDFVYKNSQHTIKNVNLYTVMEYPHTSCGCFECILGIVPECNGLMVVNREHTGPTPTGMSFSTLAGLIGGGVQAPGFMGISKSYLFSRKFVSGDGGLARLVWMPLALKEQLLPALTEAALNAGLSEGFLDQIADETISTESMEILKFMEEKKHPALNMESLI; encoded by the coding sequence ATGCCTGATATTTCTGGCTTTGATCAGATTTATAACGGAGCTGTCAGCGCGGGCAGGTTTCCTGAAAAGTTATTTCTGGAGGCCCGTCAAGGGGCAGTTGCCGCCCTGGATCTGGCTGAAGAAGTTCTTGGGCAGGCCATTGGCGAATATGGCATTGATCATCCGGTAGGTTTTCCCGATACCGCCTATTTCCTGCCTGTTATCCACAGCTTAAGCGGCGAGAATATCGGCACACTTGGCGGCTGTCTGCCCCTGCTCGGCCGTGAGCGGCTTGTCCTGCGCGGTGATCTGACTTTTGTCAACGCAAGGCGGTGGGGAGAGACAACCTGGTATGCCGCGGAGATTATTGAGGCGGTAAGGTATCTGAGACAAATACCGGAAACCCCGCTGCATACCCCTCCATGGACGGGCTTTATAGGCGACCCAGTGGTTCGCGCCTGCGGAGTTAAAATGGTTGACTGGACCATTCCCGGTGAGGCCATAATCTTCGGCCGGGCCAGGGACAGCCGGGCGGTCGCCGGGGTTGTCCGGAAGCTGAGGGAAGCCGGTTTAATGATTTTTTTGTGCGACGAAGTGTGCGATCAGCTTCTTTCTGAGGGAGTCAAGCTGGGCGCGGAATTCATGGCTTACCCGCTGGGCAGTTTTACGCAGCTTGTACACGCGGCTAACTTTGCTCTTCGGGCGGGGATGATGTTCGGCAGGGTCCCGGCCGGGCAAAAAGACGCCCAGCGTGATTATCAGCGCAGGAGGATCAGGGCTTTCGCACTATACCTGGGCGCGCATGACCCGGTAAAAACCGCCGCAGCCATGGGCGCAATCAACATAGGCATTCCGGTTGTTACAGATCAGGCTTTGCCGGAGGACGGGCAGATACCGGAATGGTTTATTTCGGCGCCCGATTATGATAAAATGTTACAAACCTGCCTGGAACTGCGCGGCATTAAAATCGCTACGGTTGGTGTGGATGCCCCGATTTTGGTCGGGCACACCTTCGAGGGTGAAAGTATCCGCCGTAAAGACGCTCAGGTAGAGTTCGGCGGAGGCAGGACACCTGGTTTTGAGCTGGTCAGGATGGTTGGGGAAGCAGGAGGTTTTATTGACGGCCGGGTTGAGCTTACCGGGCCGGATATTGACGGTATAAAACCGGGAAGCGCGCTGCCTCTTGGCATTGTGGTTGATGTATTCGGCAGAAAAATGCAGGAGGACTTCGAGCCTGTCCTGGAACGGCGTATTCACTACTACATTAATTACGGCGAAGGTTTATGGCATGTAGCTCAGCGCGACCTGAACTGGGTCCGCATCAGCTCTGATGCTTATAAAAAAGGATTTCGCTTAAAACACCTGGGCAATATCCTGATCGCCAGGCTGAAGGCCGAATTTCCCGCCATAGTTGACCGCGTTAAAGTGTCTATCTATACCGAAGAGAAAAAAGTCCTTGAACTGCGTGAAACCGCACGGGATTATTATAAAAAGAGGGACGAGCGCCTGAGGATACTCAGTGACGATACAGTCGACACATTTTTTTCGTGCCTGCTCTGCCAGTCATTCGCCCCGACCCATGTTTGCATTATCTCGCCCGAACGGGCGGGGCTGTGCGGGGCTGTTAGCTGGCTGGACGCCAGGGCGGCTTGTGAGATCAATCCTTTCGGAGTCAACCAGCCTGTCCGGAAAGATGGTTTAATTGACGAAAAGAAGGGGCAATGGGAATCATTTAATGATTTTGTCTATAAAAACTCCCAGCACACCATTAAAAATGTAAACCTCTATACAGTTATGGAGTACCCGCACACTTCCTGCGGCTGTTTTGAATGCATTTTAGGTATTGTTCCGGAATGCAACGGTCTGATGGTTGTCAACCGGGAGCATACCGGCCCGACACCGACAGGAATGAGCTTTTCCACTTTAGCCGGCTTGATCGGCGGCGGAGTTCAGGCGCCGGGTTTTATGGGGATCAGCAAGTCGTACCTGTTCTCAAGAAAGTTCGTATCCGGCGACGGCGGGTTGGCCAGGCTGGTCTGGATGCCCCTGGCTCTAAAAGAACAGCTGCTGCCGGCTCTAACGGAGGCTGCCCTGAACGCCGGACTTTCAGAAGGGTTTCTTGATCAAATAGCGGACGAGACGATCAGCACAGAGAGCATGGAAATTCTAAAATTCATGGAAGAAAAAAAACACCCCGCCCTGAACATGGAATCTTTAATCTGA
- a CDS encoding restriction endonuclease: MSLPVREIEIPPKEVYTYADYALLPEGAPYQLIGGKLVMTPAPTTYHQIISMRLELKFANFVNEKNLGLVLDAPVDVYFGEKETYQPDIIFIARDRFHIIEPARINGAPDLVVEILSPSTGYYDLKKKARTYARHGVKEYWVADPEDKSIEVYKGQEEKFVLDQRVEEKGKVKSLVLDGLEVEIRDIFAPV, translated from the coding sequence ATGAGCCTGCCGGTAAGAGAAATTGAAATTCCTCCCAAAGAAGTTTATACCTATGCGGATTATGCCCTGCTGCCTGAAGGCGCTCCTTATCAACTGATCGGAGGTAAACTGGTAATGACCCCTGCTCCAACCACTTACCATCAAATCATTTCGATGCGCTTAGAATTAAAGTTTGCTAACTTTGTGAACGAGAAGAATTTAGGCTTGGTCCTTGATGCTCCTGTAGATGTATACTTTGGAGAAAAAGAAACCTACCAGCCGGATATTATTTTTATTGCTCGAGACAGGTTCCATATCATAGAGCCGGCCAGGATAAATGGCGCTCCTGATCTGGTAGTTGAGATTTTATCTCCCTCCACCGGCTATTACGATTTGAAGAAAAAGGCCAGGACCTACGCCAGGCACGGGGTGAAAGAATACTGGGTTGCAGATCCGGAAGACAAGAGCATCGAAGTATACAAGGGTCAGGAGGAAAAATTCGTACTCGACCAGCGGGTTGAGGAAAAGGGCAAGGTTAAATCGCTTGTTCTGGACGGGCTGGAGGTAGAAATAAGGGATATTTTTGCTCCGGTATAA